Proteins encoded by one window of Arabidopsis thaliana chromosome 2, partial sequence:
- a CDS encoding RNA recognition motif (RRM)-containing protein (RNA recognition motif (RRM)-containing protein; FUNCTIONS IN: RNA binding, zinc ion binding, nucleotide binding, nucleic acid binding; LOCATED IN: intracellular; EXPRESSED IN: 20 plant structures; EXPRESSED DURING: 10 growth stages; CONTAINS InterPro DOMAIN/s: Zinc finger, C2H2-like (InterPro:IPR015880), Zinc finger, C2H2, LYAR-type (InterPro:IPR014898), RNA recognition motif, RNP-1 (InterPro:IPR000504), Zinc finger, U1-type (InterPro:IPR003604), Nucleotide-binding, alpha-beta plait (InterPro:IPR012677); BEST Arabidopsis thaliana protein match is: RNA-binding (RRM/RBD/RNP motifs) family protein (TAIR:AT2G22100.1); Has 16733 Blast hits to 13987 proteins in 784 species: Archae - 1; Bacteria - 1070; Metazoa - 8707; Fungi - 1999; Plants - 3252; Viruses - 2; Other Eukaryotes - 1702 (source: NCBI BLink).): protein MVWFQCDDCGENLKKPRLPRHMSMCTATKFSCIDCGNMFGQVSVHYHNQCITEAEKYGPMVRSNGESSKQKHDFDINAELFNSQWFCSLCNATMTCEQDYFAHVYGKKHQEKANEVADMDYSKQQSEHPAVDKNNLTQQPDLDIYVGLSNDYPWFCSLCDINATSEQTLLAHANGKKHRVKVERFDAEQQKRQSTQHSTVDKKDYSKQQIEVDINVGLSNCYPWFCSLCNVKATCQQNLLSHANGRKHRENVELFDATQQQQLEKTTVDKKDTTVNASDGNSEQKKVDLLVSSGVANGYSQAHKKRKLETCDETWKREVVQAEEAKGGGEQKSESKKAKKQDKEKKRKKDKKQTKSDSDFEHDKEDIKQLLVAYSKEELVNLIYKTAEKGSRLISAILESADRDIAQRNIFVRGFGWDTTQENLKTAFESYGEIEECSVVMDKDTGRGKGYGFVMFKTRKGAREALKRPEKRMYNRIVVCNLASEKPGKAGKEQDMAEPVNIDLTKMANQSEAVLPGIELGRGHVLEKMHHQQQQTMDMFGQNMPFYGYSHQFPGFDPMYGALSGNQMLAGLPNYGMFGSGMMTNQGSMLPPPNHLGMAGQYFGDGEQAWHQR, encoded by the exons ATGGTGTGGTTTCAGTGCGATGATTGTGGCGAGAATCTGAAGAAGCCAAGGCTACCGAGACACATGAGTATGTGCACTGCCACCAAG TTTTCTTGCATTGACTGTGGAAACATGTTTGGGCAAGTTAGTGTTCACTATCATAATCAATGCATCACCGAAGCT GAGAAATATGGTCCAATGGTGCGATCTAATGGCGAAAGTTCGAAACAAAAGCACGATTTCGATATAAATGCCGAGTTGTTCAACAGTCAATGGTTTTGTAG CTTATGTAATGCAACTATGACCTGCGAGCAGGATTATTTTGCCCATGTCTATGGGAAGAAACACCAAGAGAAAGCAAATGAGGTTGCTGATATGGACTACTCGAAACAACAATCTGAACATCCAGCAGTTGACAAGAACAATTTAACACAACAACCCGACTTAGATATATATGTCGGGTTATCAAACGACTATCCATGGTTCTGTAG CTTGTGTGACATAAACGCTACCAGCGAGCAGACTTTGTTAGCACATGCCAATGGCAAGAAACACCGAGTGAAAGTTGAACGTTTTGATGCTGAACAACAGAAACGACAATCAACACAACATTCCACGGTGGATAAGAAGGACTACTCAAAACAACAGATCGAAGTCGATATAAATGTCGGGTTATCCAATTGTTATCCATGGTTTTGTAG CTTGTGTAACGTGAAGGCTACATGCCAGCAGAATTTGCTATCCCATGCCAATGGCAGAAAACACCGAGAAAATGTCGAATTGTTTGATgctacacaacaacaacaattagAAAAAACTACAGTGGATAAAAAGGATACAACTGTCAATGCTTCGGATGGTAATTCCGAACAAAAGAAAGTAGATTTGCTTGTCTCCTCAGGTGTTGCAAATGGATATTCACAGGCtcacaaaaagagaaagctaGAGACCTGCGATGAAACATGGAAAAGGGAGGTAGTTCAGGCCGAAGAAGCAAAAGGAGGGGGTGAGCAAAAGAGTGAATCAAAGAAAGCCAAAAAGCaagacaaagagaagaagagaaagaaggacAAGAAGCAGACTAAGTCAGACTCTGATTTCGAGCATGACAAGGAAGATATCAAGCAGCTGTTGGTAGCTTACTCGAAGGAAGAGCTTGTTAACCTCATATACAAGACTGCCGAGAAGGGTTCTCGATTGATCTCTGCCATCCTTGAGTCGGCTGACCGTGACATCGCTCAGCGCAATATATTTGTGCGTGGCTTTGGATGGGACACAACGCAAGAGAACCTCAAGACGGCTTTTGAGTCTTATGGGGAGATAGAGGAGTGCTCGGTAGTCATGGACAAGGACACGGGAAGAGGTAAAGGTTACGGGTTTGTGATGTTCAAGACACGGAAGGGAGCGAGAGAGGCATTGAAAAGACCGGAGAAGAGGATGTACAACCGCATCGTGGTATGTAATCTAGCATCAGAGAAGCCGGGCAAGGCTGGAAAGGAGCAGGATATGGCTGAACCAGTGAATATTGATCTAACCAAGATGGCTAATCAAAGTGAAGCAGTCTTGCCCGGGATCGAACTGGGTCGCGGACATGTACTCGAGAAGATGcaccaccaacaacaacagacTATGGACATGTTCGGACAGAACATGCCTTTTTATGGATACTCTCATCAGTTTCCTGGTTTTGATCCTATGTATGGTGCATTAAGTGGTAATCAAATGTTAGCTGGTCTACCAAACTATGGTATGTTTGGCTCGGGTATGATGACGAACCAAGGATCAATGTTGCCACCACCGAATCATTTAGGCATGGCAGGGCAATATTTTGGTGATGGGGAACAGGCTTGGCATCAGAGATAG
- a CDS encoding zinc ion binding protein (zinc ion binding; FUNCTIONS IN: zinc ion binding; INVOLVED IN: biological_process unknown; LOCATED IN: intracellular; EXPRESSED IN: 22 plant structures; EXPRESSED DURING: 13 growth stages; CONTAINS InterPro DOMAIN/s: Zinc finger, C2H2-like (InterPro:IPR015880), Zinc finger, C2H2, LYAR-type (InterPro:IPR014898); BEST Arabidopsis thaliana protein match is: RNA recognition motif (RRM)-containing protein (TAIR:AT2G19380.1); Has 578 Blast hits to 525 proteins in 182 species: Archae - 0; Bacteria - 8; Metazoa - 240; Fungi - 111; Plants - 79; Viruses - 0; Other Eukaryotes - 140 (source: NCBI BLink).) — translation MVWFQCEDCGESLKKPKVPSHFKMCRANKLSCIDCGEMFGRDTVQGHNQCITEAEKYGPKGQSKSANGTPAKPKDISKQEPDFDINVGLSNRYPWFCSLCNTKATSQQTLLAHADGKKHRGKAKAFHARQQQEQSTTLDNKDGSENASNVDSEQKKVDLPASSGVANGESHPEKKRKLETLDETSEGEEAKGSDLKKAKKQDHEKKINWKKLITSALKSNEDKTLKMKKLKKLVLESIVDSGRDKSELKAELELKVNLSSRFTVDGKYVKLVAKD, via the exons ATGGTTTGGTTTCAATGCGAAGACTGTGGAGAGAGTCTGAAGAAGCCAAAGGTCCCGTCTCACTTCAAGATGTGCAGAGCCAACAAG TTATCGTGCATCGATTGTGGAGAAATGTTTGGGAGAGATACTGTGCAAGGACATAACCAATGCATTACTGAAGCT GAGAAGTATGGTCCAAAAGGGCAGTCAAAGTCAGCTAATGGAACACCTGCAAAGCCAAAGGACATCTCTAAGCAAGAGCCTGACTTTGATATTAATGTCGGCTTATCAAACCGATATCCATGGTTTTGCAG TTTATGTAACACAAAGGCTACTAGCCAGCAGACTTTGCTTGCCCATGCGGATGGGAAGAAGCACCGAGGAAAAGCTAAAGCCTTCCATGCTAggcaacaacaagaacaatccACGACTTTGGATAACAAGGATGGAAGTGAAAATGCGTCTAATGTTGATTCAGAACAGAAGAAAGTAGATTTACCTGCCTCCTCAGGTGTTGCGAATGGAGAATCGCATcctgagaaaaagagaaagctaGAGACTTTGGATGAAACGAGTGAAGGCGAAGAAGCAAAAGGAAGTGAtctaaagaaagcaaagaagcaGGACCATGAGAAGAAAATCAATTGGAAGAAGTTGATCACATCGGCTTTGAAGTCT AACGAAGATAAAactttgaagatgaagaaactgaagaagcTCGTTCTGGAATCTATTGTGGATTCAGGCCGAGACAAATCTGAGCTTAAGGCAGAGCTAGAACTAAAG GTGAATTTGAGCTCCAGATTCACAGTTGATGGGAAGTATGTGAAACTTGTGGCTAAAGATTGA
- a CDS encoding serine/arginine repetitive matrix protein (unknown protein; BEST Arabidopsis thaliana protein match is: unknown protein (TAIR:AT4G29790.1); Has 203 Blast hits to 188 proteins in 60 species: Archae - 0; Bacteria - 11; Metazoa - 24; Fungi - 34; Plants - 93; Viruses - 0; Other Eukaryotes - 41 (source: NCBI BLink).) produces MSAPGKFDYSSGGLDRPLYRSNFAAQMERSSSFRESMEHPVPSHPIMLRTTSPIAQTDVTNFFQCLRFDPKVVAADHKSIRQGDFKRHVSIALGILGDESPSGSLKGKFIPSPIPEEIKRFKAGLRENNVKARERVKIFNEASSVFNKFFPSVPTKKRSRPEGFSGDRSGDRLVSGPGLGKMGIQGQTLAGGFELDQQKLDERPKSGVPNKRTRTSMMDVRNNCIVRQSAAVDKDKEIMRVGNHNAVQGEDRTSTGIDGWETSKMKKKRSSINADCHPNLASNKVVDGYRDLKQGIQQKPTGDSRSRVNGDSNMFRQSAGNGATGYGRSDSLSHQTSLAGHSPLARVDSDHNSLYSEKRERSIVSDKERVNLRGVNKSNIHDEFNSSSLVSNTKTNASVRGPRSGSGLPPKLSPGLHNTPSPIEWDISGCTNKPPTLSGVTQRKRMTSNRSSSPPVTQWASQRPQKISRIARRTNLVPIVSSQDEVPYSDNISDVGCSETGFGFHKRSPAASPQLKLKGESSFSTAALSESEESGHPEIKSKDKGKQSDEVDGKAAQNIPRVSIPALQSRKSNKPAAGEEIGDGVRRQGRTGRGFSSTRSLNPNGVNKLKNVGTAKHLRSARPIFDKNESKVGRPPTRKLSDRKAYKRQRATATNAPTLDFHVGSNDGREELLAAVNSAINIAQNFPNSFWKQMERYFGYISDDHINFLKQQGELSSMGPTPVLTSSEFDSPVFPEELATSRADSKASPLYQRLLSALISEDSMGVNEDLQVDLDDDSEFSVLNNMEFNGFRNNERLELDESENDGSAILFKGVDKSAHHCNGKFPDNSPIDFVDIQYDKLGIDEKIYLEAQSLGISIDLMPSISNVEDEGIADEIKKLEEAICNEGSKKKEIVDRLLKPAIEMKELQEKELDQLGYEKLIEMAYEKSKASRRHHNAGGKNSNNKISKQAALAFVRRTLERCHQFEKTGKSCFSEPEIKDMFIAGLATAEDTLMDKEYNTSTSTPMGSQPSSSLALIGQNSENYAKSSDVLPSENALLEQTTGKEDTAWSNRVKKRELLLDDVGIGTQLSSNTKGKRSDRDRDGKGQASSRGGTNKIGRPSLSNAKGERKTKAKPKQKTTQISPSVRVPEQPKPSLPKPNEANSEYNNLEALEETEPILDLSQLQIPDGLGDFDAQPGDINSWFNMDDEEDFDMTELGIPTDDISELNIKL; encoded by the exons ATGTCAGCACCTGGGAAGTTTGATTATTCTTCTGGTGGGCTAGATAGGCCTCTATACAGATCTAACTTTGCCGCACAGATGGAAAGATCGAGTAGCTTTCGCGAGTCCATGGAACATCCTGTCCCATCTCATCCAATCATGTTGAGGACCACTTCACCAATAGCACAAACTGATGTAACAAATTTCTTTCAGTGTTTGCGTTTTGATCCTAAGGTGGTTGCCGCGGATCACAAGTCTATTCGTCAAGGTGACTTTAAGCGGCATGTGAGTATTGCTCTTGGAATACTAGGCGATGAGTCTCCTAGTGGATCTTTAAAAGGGAAGTTTATTCCATCTCCTATTCCAGAAGAGATCAAAAGATTTAAGGCTGGTCTGCGCGAAAACAATGTGAAGGCCAG GGAGCGTGTAAAAATTTTCAACGAAGCTTCTTCTGTATTTAACAAGTTTTTCCCAAGTGTACCTACAAAGAAAAGGTCTCGACCTGAAGGGTTTTCTGGTGACCGCTCTGGTGATCGCTTGGTATCAGGACCAGGCCTAGGTAAAATGGGAATTCAGGGTCAGACCCTGGCTGGTGGTTTTGAGCTTGACCAGCAAAAGTTGGATGAACGACCTAAAAGTGGTGTTCCAAATAAGCGAACACGTACTTCCATG ATGGATGTTCGAAACAACTGTATTGTTCGACAGTCAGCGGCTGTagacaaagataaagaaataATGCGGGTGGGAAATCATAATGCAGTTCAGGGTGAAGATCGAACTTCTACTGGTATTGATGGTTGGGAAACgtcaaaaatgaagaaaaaacgCTCCTCTATTAATGCGGACTGTCATCCTAACTTGGCTTCAAATAAAGTGGTTGATGGTTACCGAGACTTGAAGCAGGGCATACAACAGAAACCAACAGGCGATTCCCGGTCAAGAGTGAATGGTGACTCAAACATGTTCAG gCAATCGGCTGGTAATGGAGCTACTGGGTATGGAAGATCTGATAGCCTCTCTCATCAGACGAGCTTGGCTGGGCATTCTCCACTGGCGAGGGTTGATTCTGACCATAACTCTTTGTACAGTGAGAAGAGAGAACGCTCCATTGTCTCAGATAAGGAAAGGGTGAATCTCAGGGGCGTCAACAA GTCAAATATTCATGATGAATTCAATTCTTCAAGTCTGgtttcaaacacaaaaacaaatgcttCAGTTCGTGGACCTAGATCAGGATCGGGGTTACCACCAAAACTGTCTCCAGGACTCCATAACACTCCGTCCCCGATTGAATGGGATATCTCTGGCTGTACGAATAAGCCTCCAACATTGTCAGGAGTTACACAACGCAAGCGTATGACATCAAATCGTTCTTCATCACCACCTGTCACTCAGTGGGCCAGTCAAAGACCACAAAAGATATCCCGGATAGCAAGAAGGACAAATTTAGTGCCCATTGTTTCTAGTCAGGACGAAGTTCCCTACTCTGATAATATATCAGATGTTGGTTGTAGTGAAACTGGGTTTGGATTTCATAAACGTTCACCAGCTGCTTCTCCTCAATTGAAACTAAAAGGTGAAAGCAGCTTCTCCACTGCAGCCTTATCAGAAAGTGAAGAATCTGGCCACCCTGAGATCAAATCTAAAGACAAAGGTAAACAGTCTGATGAGGTTGATGGGAAAGCTGCACAGAATATTCCTAGAGTGTCCATCCCTGCTTTACAATCAAGAAAAAGTAATAAGCCTGCAGCTGGTGAAGAGATTGGAGATGGTGTGAGAAGGCAAGGAAGGACAGGCCGTGGCTTTTCTTCCACGAGGTCTCTTAACCCAAATGGAGTAAATAAGCTTAAGAATGTTGGAACAGCAAAACATCTTCGCAGTGCAAGACCTATTTTTGACAAGAATGAAAG TAAGGTGGGTCGTCCACCCACTAGGAAACTATCTGATCGTAAGGCCTACAAACGTCAGAGAGCTACGGCAACAAATGCTCCAACACTAGATTTTCATG TTGGTTCAAATGATGGTCGTGAGGAGCTACTGGCAGCTGTCAACTCAGCTATAAATATtg CTCAGAATTTTCCCAACTCTTTCTGGAAGCAAATGGAGCGCTACTTCGGCTATATATCTGATGATCATATCAATTTCTTGAAACAACAG GGAGAACTCTCCTCCATGGGTCCGACGCCCGTTTTGACATCTTCTGAGTTTGATAGCCCTGTGTTTCCTGAGGAACTTGCAACTAGCAGGGCGGATTCCAAGGCTTCTCCACTGTACCAGAGATTGCTATCAGCCTTGATATCTGAGGACTCAATGGGTGTAAATGAAGATTTACAAGTTGATCTTGACGATGACTCAGAATTCAGTGTTCTGAATAATATGGAGTTCAATGGGTTTAGGAACAATGAAAGGCTGGAACTTGATGAATCAGAAAATGATGGGTCTGCAATTTTGTTCAAGGGTGTTGATAAGTCAGCCCACCACTGCAATGGCAAATTTCCAGATAATTCACCCATTGACTTCGTAGATATTCAATATGATAAATTGGGGATAGATGAAAAGATTTATCTGGAAGCCCAGTCTCTTGGAATATCCATAGACCTAATG CCTAGTATCTCAAACGTGGAGGATGAAGGTATTGCTGACGAAATTAAAAAGTTGGAGGAGGCTATCTGCAACGAG ggttctaagaagaaagagattgtgGATAGGCTACTAAAGCCTGCCATCGAGATGAAAGAACTTCAGGAGAA GGAGCTTGATCAACTTGGTTATGAAAAGCTCATCGAGATGGCATATGAAAAAAGCAAG GCAAGTCGGCGTCATCACAACGCTGGTGGAAAGAATTCCAACAACAAGATTTCAAAGCAGGCTGCATTGGCTTTTGTTAGAAGGACGCTTGAACGATGCCATCAATTCGAAAAGACGGGCAAAAGCTGCTTTAGTGAGCCTGAAATTAAGGATATGTTCATTGCGGGGTTGGCAACAGCTGAAGATACTCTCATGGACAAGGAGTATAATACGTCAACTTCAA CGCCCATGGGCTCACAGCCAAGCTCTTCGCTGGCACTCATTGGGCAGAACTCGGAGAACTATGCCAAATCTTCTGATGTTCTACCATCTGAAAATGCTTTACTAGAACAAACGACGGGGAAAGAAGATACAGCATGGTCCAATAGGGTCAAGAAGAGAGAGTTGCTGCTCGATGATGTTGGTATTGGGACACAACTCTCAAGTAATACAAAGGGGAAGAGAAGCGACAGGGACAGAGATGGGAAAGGGCAGGCTTCATCTAGAGGCGGAACTAATAAGATCGGCCGGCCTTCCCTGTCCAATGCTAAGggtgaaagaaaaacaaaagcaaaaccgAAGCAGAAAACAACTCAGATATCTCCATCTGTTAGGGTTCCGGAGCAACCCAAACCATCGTTACCAAAACCGAATGAAGCAAACAGCGAGTATAATAACTTGGAGGCACTGGAGGAGACAGAGCCAATTCTCGATTTATCTCAGTTACAAATACCAGATGGCTTAGGAGATTTTGATGCGCAACCAGGTGATATTAATTCATGGTTTAACATGgacgacgaagaagatttCGATATGACGGAGCTTGGAATACCAACGGATGATATCTCAGAGCTGAACATAAAGTTATGA